The Halosimplex litoreum genome has a window encoding:
- a CDS encoding EMC6-like membrane protein, translating into MATETADGWDDHLRGLTVTTLASVLGIGAGVAAQALAAGPNDRLGLYLLGAAVLVQLPVYMAIGIDVDDFGVKEYLYIAFITFSLWFVSWGILLTAETSL; encoded by the coding sequence ATGGCTACCGAAACCGCCGATGGGTGGGACGACCACCTGCGGGGGCTGACGGTGACGACGCTCGCCTCCGTGCTGGGGATCGGCGCCGGCGTGGCCGCCCAGGCGCTGGCCGCCGGCCCGAACGACCGGCTGGGCCTGTACCTGCTCGGTGCGGCGGTGCTCGTCCAGCTCCCCGTCTACATGGCGATCGGCATCGACGTCGACGACTTCGGCGTGAAGGAGTACCTCTACATCGCCTTCATCACCTTCTCGCTGTGGTTCGTCTCCTGGGGCATCCTGCTGACCGCGGAGACCTCGCTGTAA
- a CDS encoding MarR family transcriptional regulator produces the protein MPETDGDDLSDLPPSAKLVFKVLEYDGPLTQKGIVEESMLSARTVRYALERLEGVGVVEEDVYFADARQNLYEIDLTDCDGDCETAASAD, from the coding sequence ATGCCCGAGACAGACGGGGACGACCTCAGCGACTTGCCGCCGAGCGCGAAACTCGTCTTCAAGGTACTGGAGTACGACGGTCCGCTCACGCAGAAGGGGATCGTCGAGGAGTCGATGCTTTCGGCGCGAACCGTCCGCTACGCCCTCGAGCGCCTCGAAGGCGTCGGCGTCGTCGAGGAAGACGTCTACTTCGCCGACGCCCGCCAGAACCTCTACGAGATCGATCTGACCGACTGCGACGGCGACTGCGAGACCGCCGCCTCCGCCGACTGA
- a CDS encoding CPCC family cysteine-rich protein, translating into MTDPPGNPAARERGYCPCCGYRTLPPGRPGSYERCPVCDWLDDPIQFADPEFVSDTNHVSLAEARENVREYGACVADAAPSTREPESDEPRDPNWPYEREG; encoded by the coding sequence ATGACCGACCCGCCGGGCAACCCCGCGGCGCGCGAGCGGGGCTACTGTCCGTGCTGTGGCTACCGGACGCTCCCGCCCGGACGGCCGGGTTCCTACGAGCGGTGCCCGGTCTGTGACTGGCTCGACGACCCCATCCAGTTCGCCGACCCCGAGTTCGTCAGCGACACCAACCACGTCAGCCTCGCCGAGGCCCGCGAAAACGTCCGGGAGTACGGCGCCTGCGTCGCGGACGCCGCGCCGAGCACGCGCGAACCCGAATCCGACGAACCCCGAGACCCCAACTGGCCCTACGAGCGCGAGGGGTGA
- a CDS encoding arylsulfotransferase family protein: MDVSRGSALALLGVGLFVVTMVVGAATAPSGSAGGVDAPATPSPDDTDAPSDPGATPAPSEPQTLVGNQGGWVTHGSVVAFDGRSVAWRNTQADGYFEVSRLEDGRVLAAFANESADDCGELSAPCARTGYRVVEPGSGEIVSEYSFPVGSITNSEVHAADATGDGGIVYVDMDAERVVLVENDTEVWEWHASDFYEAPPDPASRDWLHINDVDTIGDGRFLVSVRNANQLVVVERGEGVVEVVNEDDGTSDANCLKSGRLYDADGDGDVRCGDPSVIKEQHNPQWLGDGAVLVADSENDRVVELHRTENGSWEPVWAVDRAGGIALTWPRDADRLPDGDTLIADSRNRRVIEVNPQGEMVWNVSVGAAAKHGPGIVYEADRLPYGEYAGSYDGGSTGADGNGTVAGGASATPTKTPLPRMTAANGSGALTAPDDGIPLLSEGVAGLQGTFAWVPIWFGELHLAATALGLLFVLVGGVDHLLAARGVSLPGRE, encoded by the coding sequence ATGGACGTCTCGCGCGGCAGCGCCCTGGCCTTGCTCGGCGTCGGCCTCTTCGTCGTGACGATGGTCGTCGGCGCCGCGACCGCCCCCTCCGGGTCCGCCGGCGGCGTCGACGCGCCGGCGACGCCCTCACCGGACGACACCGATGCGCCCTCCGATCCCGGCGCCACGCCCGCCCCCAGCGAGCCACAGACGCTCGTCGGCAACCAGGGCGGCTGGGTGACCCACGGCAGCGTCGTCGCCTTCGACGGCCGCTCGGTCGCCTGGCGCAACACCCAGGCCGACGGCTACTTCGAGGTGAGCAGGCTCGAGGACGGACGCGTCCTCGCCGCCTTCGCCAACGAGAGCGCCGACGACTGCGGCGAGCTTTCGGCGCCCTGCGCCCGGACCGGCTACCGGGTCGTCGAGCCCGGCAGCGGGGAGATCGTCTCGGAGTACAGCTTCCCCGTCGGGAGCATCACCAACAGCGAGGTCCACGCCGCGGACGCGACCGGCGACGGCGGCATCGTCTACGTCGACATGGACGCCGAACGGGTCGTCCTCGTCGAGAACGACACCGAGGTCTGGGAGTGGCACGCCAGCGACTTCTACGAGGCGCCGCCGGATCCGGCGAGCCGCGACTGGCTGCACATCAACGACGTCGACACCATCGGCGACGGCCGGTTCCTCGTCTCGGTGCGCAACGCCAACCAGCTGGTCGTCGTCGAGCGCGGCGAGGGCGTCGTCGAGGTCGTCAACGAGGACGACGGGACGAGCGACGCCAACTGCCTCAAGAGCGGTCGGCTCTACGACGCCGACGGTGACGGCGACGTGCGCTGTGGCGACCCGAGCGTCATCAAGGAACAGCACAACCCGCAGTGGCTCGGCGACGGGGCGGTGCTGGTGGCCGACAGCGAGAACGACCGCGTGGTCGAACTCCACCGGACCGAGAACGGCAGCTGGGAGCCCGTCTGGGCGGTCGACCGGGCCGGCGGTATCGCGCTCACCTGGCCCCGCGACGCCGACCGCCTGCCCGACGGCGACACGCTGATCGCCGACTCGCGCAACCGGCGCGTGATCGAAGTCAACCCCCAGGGCGAGATGGTCTGGAACGTCTCCGTCGGCGCCGCCGCCAAGCACGGCCCCGGTATCGTCTACGAGGCCGACCGCCTCCCGTACGGCGAGTACGCGGGCAGCTACGACGGCGGCTCGACGGGCGCCGACGGAAACGGAACGGTCGCGGGAGGCGCGAGCGCGACGCCGACGAAAACGCCCCTGCCGCGGATGACAGCCGCGAACGGCTCCGGGGCCCTGACCGCGCCCGACGACGGGATCCCCCTGCTCTCGGAAGGGGTCGCCGGCCTCCAGGGCACGTTCGCCTGGGTCCCCATCTGGTTCGGGGAACTCCACCTCGCTGCGACGGCGCTCGGGCTCCTGTTCGTCCTCGTCGGCGGCGTCGACCACCTGCTGGCGGCCCGCGGCGTCTCCTTGCCCGGGCGAGAGTAG
- a CDS encoding iron transporter: MHRRRFLAAGAAAASVGLAGCRSLFQTRSARSPPLVSDRPDAVYVPSHVEGMSMVGMASAGDFQVALTYSYPHRFWLVSGDSPNMVEIEGSDSLHLMTTVWDPETGTVLPHGSVTTTITRDGETLTSGKSLWPMISQNMGVHAGDNLALDGDGTYDVEVTVPPLPTRRAGAFDGRFGELGSASFSLEFSQSALEEISYETLPDRQGERDALDPMEMEMMPVSSTPAPGDLPGTLVGEGTSGDARFVVSRLDSPPAGVAAEESEATATDASGDGTVTATDSGPSGDRSYLGVSMRTPYNGNPIPQASLSATVVRDGTTLYDGSLAPTVDPDLGYHYGAVADVQSGDDLTLSVDAVPQIARHEGYETAFMSFDELSMTVGE; encoded by the coding sequence ATGCACAGACGACGCTTCCTCGCCGCGGGCGCGGCCGCGGCGTCGGTCGGGCTGGCCGGGTGTCGGTCGCTCTTTCAGACGCGGTCGGCGCGGTCGCCGCCGCTCGTCTCCGACCGTCCCGACGCAGTCTACGTCCCCAGCCACGTCGAGGGGATGTCGATGGTCGGGATGGCCTCGGCCGGGGACTTCCAAGTCGCGCTCACCTACAGCTACCCCCATCGGTTCTGGCTCGTCAGCGGTGACAGCCCGAACATGGTCGAAATCGAGGGGTCGGACTCGCTGCACCTCATGACGACCGTCTGGGACCCCGAGACGGGGACCGTCCTCCCGCACGGGTCGGTCACGACGACGATCACTCGCGACGGCGAGACGCTCACCAGCGGCAAGTCGCTCTGGCCGATGATCTCCCAGAACATGGGCGTCCACGCGGGCGACAATCTCGCGCTCGACGGCGACGGCACCTACGACGTCGAAGTGACGGTCCCACCGCTTCCGACCCGTCGCGCGGGCGCGTTCGACGGCCGCTTCGGCGAGCTGGGCAGCGCTTCGTTCTCCCTGGAGTTCTCCCAGTCGGCGCTGGAGGAGATATCCTACGAGACGCTACCCGACCGACAGGGCGAGCGCGACGCCCTCGACCCCATGGAGATGGAGATGATGCCGGTCTCGTCGACGCCCGCGCCCGGGGACCTCCCGGGAACCCTCGTCGGCGAGGGGACCAGCGGCGACGCCCGGTTCGTCGTCTCGCGCCTCGACTCGCCGCCGGCCGGCGTCGCCGCCGAGGAGAGTGAAGCGACGGCGACCGACGCGAGCGGTGACGGCACCGTGACGGCGACCGACTCCGGCCCGAGCGGCGACCGCTCGTATCTCGGCGTCTCGATGCGGACGCCGTACAACGGCAATCCGATCCCGCAGGCGTCGCTGTCGGCGACGGTCGTCCGCGACGGGACGACGCTGTACGACGGCTCGCTCGCCCCCACCGTCGACCCCGACCTGGGCTATCACTACGGCGCCGTCGCCGACGTCCAGTCGGGTGACGACCTGACGCTGTCGGTCGACGCCGTCCCGCAGATCGCCCGCCACGAGGGCTACGAGACCGCCTTCATGTCGTTCGACGAGCTGTCGATGACGGTCGGGGAGTAG
- a CDS encoding DUF7405 family protein, with the protein MPPSRQRGVSRREFVKAAVAIGGSAALSACLGRENPDLPQGPDDLSGLSRRQHAWNDALRTDDHGNHVPPRHHLLLYLDYAGDGTPTDTDRETAETALRSLERAYPPSTDDGDIGLLFTVGYAPAYFDRFEGTLPESVDLPTPEALAPFEDPVPDEPDAVVHLASDYGSVLLAAEEGLLGEREEVNGREVEATFDGVFERASLAEGGRARRTGFIGEGLPADNQDVAGIPDSEPVPDDAPLYMGFESGFEKNQATEDYVTIAEGPFAGGTTQHVSSMDLNLTQWYEQDSREHREASMFCPAHADDDVIEGTGENLGNSNGVGGCAETVEQDARDGVVGHAQKNARARDDGRPVMLRRDFDSTDGDRAGLHFLALQESIADFVKTREAMNGTDAAAEGAVGQRANNGILQYINVRRRGNYLLPPRESRALPTPNPGE; encoded by the coding sequence GCGGGGTCTCGCGTCGGGAGTTCGTCAAGGCCGCCGTCGCAATCGGCGGGTCCGCGGCGCTGTCGGCCTGCCTGGGTCGGGAGAACCCCGACCTCCCGCAGGGGCCCGACGACCTCTCGGGGCTGTCCCGCCGCCAGCACGCCTGGAACGACGCCCTCCGCACCGACGACCACGGCAACCACGTCCCGCCGCGCCACCACTTGCTCCTCTATCTCGACTACGCCGGCGACGGGACGCCCACCGACACCGACCGCGAGACCGCCGAGACCGCCCTCCGGTCGCTCGAACGCGCCTACCCACCCAGCACCGACGACGGCGATATCGGCCTCCTCTTTACCGTCGGTTACGCCCCCGCCTACTTCGACCGGTTCGAGGGGACTCTGCCAGAGAGCGTCGATCTCCCGACACCGGAGGCGCTCGCTCCGTTCGAGGACCCCGTTCCGGACGAGCCCGACGCGGTCGTCCACCTCGCGAGCGACTACGGGTCGGTCCTGCTGGCCGCCGAGGAAGGCCTGCTCGGCGAACGCGAGGAGGTGAACGGTCGCGAGGTCGAGGCCACCTTCGACGGCGTCTTCGAACGGGCCAGCCTCGCCGAGGGCGGCCGCGCACGCCGGACCGGCTTCATCGGCGAGGGACTCCCCGCCGACAACCAGGACGTGGCGGGGATCCCCGACTCCGAGCCCGTGCCCGACGACGCGCCGCTGTACATGGGCTTCGAGTCCGGCTTCGAGAAGAACCAGGCCACCGAGGACTACGTCACCATCGCCGAGGGACCGTTCGCCGGCGGCACCACCCAGCACGTCTCCTCGATGGACCTGAATCTCACCCAGTGGTACGAACAGGACAGCCGCGAGCACCGCGAGGCGTCGATGTTCTGCCCGGCTCACGCCGACGACGACGTGATAGAGGGGACCGGCGAGAACCTGGGCAACTCCAACGGCGTCGGCGGCTGCGCCGAGACCGTCGAGCAGGACGCTCGCGACGGCGTCGTCGGCCACGCCCAGAAGAACGCCCGTGCTCGCGATGACGGTCGGCCGGTGATGCTCCGCCGCGACTTCGACTCGACGGACGGCGACCGCGCCGGCCTGCACTTCCTCGCGCTCCAGGAGTCGATCGCCGACTTCGTGAAGACCCGCGAGGCGATGAACGGCACCGACGCCGCCGCCGAGGGCGCCGTCGGCCAGCGCGCCAACAACGGCATCCTCCAGTACATCAACGTCCGCCGCCGGGGCAACTACCTCCTCCCCCCTCGCGAGTCGCGGGCACTCCCGACGCCGAACCCCGGTGAGTGA